The DNA segment CACCGATAGCAAATAACCCCCTCCCCCCCCATACTTTCTCTCAGTAATTGGCGCATTTGACCCAAGTATTTCCATAGTATTGGAGTGGTCTTGGACAGCTTGTATCCCTCGGCGGAGTCAACAGGTTTGACCCGCCGCATTGATCAGGCTCTGCCCGAATTGCGCCTCATTTACTGCCAGCAAACCAGGCGACATCCTGAGTCAACAGGTTGTTCCTGGTCGGCAAACGGAAGCGCACCGTAAAGAGCGCAAAGAACGCAGTTGCGGATGGTTTTTTTCGAACGAATCAAGGTACCGATCCCCAGAAAATCCCGCAGCGACTGCAAGATTGGCGGCAATTCCTCAGGGTTGTCACAGTAACTGTATGTATTTTTGGAACAGGAGATGCCATGCTGTCCTCGCCCCCCTCTGAAATTCGGATCGAGCCACCACAACCAGTCTCGCATTTGTCGCCGCACGAAACCGGCTGGCAGCGCCAGGGAAAACTCTGGTCAAATTTGAAGGAATTATGCGAACTGCTGCGGATTCCAGCAGCAACGACCCTGGCCGACGACGAATTGCTGTTCCAGCACGTACAATTCAAGACCGGGCAACGCGTGCATACCATCGGCCAGGCGTTCGACAGCCTGTATGTCGTGCATTCCGGCTTCCTGAAAACCGTCCTCATCGATGAATTCGGCAATGAGCAAGTGCTGAGCTTCCCCATGAAAGGGGATTTGTTCGGCGTTGACGGCATCCACACCAAGCACCACGCTTCGGAAGCCGTAGCCCTGTCGAACTGCGACCTGATCCTGCTGCCCTTCAAGAAGCTCACGGCGCTCGGACGCACCCATGCCGAATTCGAGCATGCCATGTACAGCGTCATGAGCAGGGAGCTGGTGCGCGAACAAGGCATGGTCAGCATGCTCGGTGCCCTTTCCGCCGAAGCGCGTGTCGCCCGTTTCCTGGTATCCCTGTCGGATCGCTATGCCGAGATGGGTTATTCCAGCAAACTCTTCAACCTGCGCATGACGCGCCATGAAATCGGCAGTTATCTGGGCCTGACGCTGGAAACAGTCAGCCGGACCCTGTCGGCATTCAATGAAATCGGCCTGATCAGCGTCGACCAGCGCTCGATCGGCATCAAGGATATCGATTCGCTCAAGACCTTGCGCCGCCTGCCGCCGTCCAGTTCACGCGCCAAGCAGCTCGCAGCGCGCAAACTGAAAGCTGCAGGCAACGGCCAAATGGCATCCGCCTGACGCAAAAAAAAAAGCCCTGCCTGACGGCAGGGCACTTTTTCAGGATTTATTTGCGCTTGCCATTGTGATGCGCCGTGCTGCGCTTTTCCCGCCCGGCCGTCATTTCGTCGACAGCGTCATCCACGGCTTGCTCGGCATGTTCGTATCCTGCACTGGCGGCGTTCTCGAAGGTATTTCTCGCAGTTTCCATATTCCGGTTTGCGGCAGATGCTGCCTCCCGGAAAGCCGACTGCCAGGCAGTAAACATCCCCGTTAATGGATTGGCGGCGATCGGATTGTAAGTTTCCTGCTCGCTGGTATCCTCCGGCGCGATCCCTGCTGCAAAATCCGGGGCAACCCCACTACCCACCTGCTCCACGTAGCTGCGCATCGACTTGCCGATTTCGGATTGTACTTCGGTGAATACCTTCATGAGATCACGCTGATAATTCATGGCGCGATCCGGGCGCAGCGAAAAAAACTTGGCCTGCGCATCCGCCGCACCTTGCGGATCGCGCACCGCGACCAGCGACTGCACGAAGCGTAACTGGTCGGTCCAGGCACGATGCGACGCTGTCAGTAATACATGGTCGATTTTTTCAGCGCCACTGAAAAATGCATCGGCCAGGCGTCGCGACGCTTCGAGTTGCGTCTGATACATATTCGTCATCGGAGTGTACATATTTTGCATATTCCAACCTTGCATGATCCTTCTCCTTGGCAGTTGAGCGCAGGATTCCGCCTCAGACCCAAGTCGCCTGTACGGATCCATGACGCGTGCGACAAGCCGGATAGTGCCGCAGCCAGCTTCCCTAAATCCTTCATTCTGGCAGGCCCGGACCAATCATCCTTGAGCACGCGCAAAGCGATCCCTATGCTGCCAGCGCGACCACTGCTGCCAGAAATGCGGTATAAATCAGGCAATACAAGTGGTTCAACTGAACCGCTTTCACCGGCAAAAATCAATTACGAAGGAGATGGACATGGCTTACAAAACAATCGTGGTGCAGCTGGATGACTCCAGTCACTCCGTCGAGCGCACCCGCATTGCCGCGGCGCTGGCCAGAGCGCATGACGCCCACCTGATCGGCGCGGCGGCAACCGGCATTTCCCGCTACGCTTTCCAGGGCGGTGCCACGCTGCCGCCTGACCCCAACCTGGCGATCCACATCGAGCAGCTGCGCGAGCGCGCCGGGCGCGTGCTTGACCAGGCCGAGCCGCTGGTGCTGGCTGAAGGCCTGCCAACATTCGAAAAACGCCTGGTGGACGACGATGCTTCCGGCGGGCTGAGCGAACTGGCGCGCTACAGCGACCTGGTGGTGATCGGTCAGTTCGACCCCGCTGCAACCGTCGCAATGACCCTCTCGGACTTCCCCGAATACGTCGTTTTCACGGGCGGGCGCCCGGCCCTGATCATTCCGCATACCGGCACGTTTGCCACCGTCGGCAATCGCGTTCTGGTGGCTTGGGATGGCGGGCGCTCGGCCACCCGCGCCGTCACGGATGCACTGCCGTTTCTGCGCCAGGCCGAACTGGTCCAGGTTGCACTGTTCAACCAGCCGGGCGCCGACGCCAGTGCCCCACTTGCCGGGGAAGATATTGCACTGTACCTTGCCCGCCATGGCGTCCGCGCCGAACTATTGCCGAACAAGCCCACCGACAACGTCGGCGATGCCCTGCTGTCACTGGCGGCAGATCTTGGCACCGACCTGATTGTCATGGGCGGGTACGGTCATTCGCGTTTCCGGGAAATTCTCCTCGGCGGCGTAACACGCACGGTGCTGACTGCCATGACGATACCGGTACTGATGTCGCACTAAACATAAAAACGACGACTGAAGTAAATTTCGCAACTATTTTCTTGATTAGGAGTAATATTTCTATTGCCGACTTGTCATAGTACCCACGGACCAATGCGGGAGTCGGCGAGAGCCTGTTTCCATTCCTGCAAAGAACGAGAGAGACCATGCATCTGGATCCGTTTGGCATCGGCAGCACCTTTTTCAAGATCCAGCAAGCCTGGCTGCGGCACCCGCAGCAGCAACTGGAAGCGCAACGCGAGTTGGCGGCGAGCTTGTGGATGCTCAACCTGAATGCGCTGACCACGATGGTCGGCGGTGGCGGCAAGAATACGGAAAAAATCGCGGACGGCGATGAACGCTTCCAGGATCCCGAATGGCAGGCAAACCTGGGCAATTCGCTCATGGTGCAAAACTACCTCGCCTACACCCGCTGGCTCGAGCGCGCCGTCTATGACTCGCCCGGCGCAGACAGCAAGGATCGCCATGCCGCGGCATTCTGGACCCGCCAGTGGTTCAATGCCCTCGCGCCCAGCAATTTCTTCCTGACCAATCCGGTCGCCATTCACAAGGCCATGCAAACCCGTGGCGCCAGCCTGGCCAAGGGCATCGAGCACTTCATGGCCGATGTCAAGGCGGGCGACGTGCAAATGATGGGCAACGACCCGGCTTTCGAGGTTGGCAAGAACATCGCGACCACGCCCGGATCGGTCGTATTCCGCAACGAACTGTTCGAATTGATCCAGTACCATCCGGCCGGCAAAAAGGTGCGCGCCATGCCAATCGTGATCACGCCGCCATGGATCAATAAGTTCTACATCATGGACTTGAACGAGAAAAAAAGCATGGTACGCCACCTGGTTAATGAAGGATTCACAGTCTTCATGATCAGCTGGAAAAATCCGGGTGCCGACATGGCCGATAACACCTTCGAGAAATATCTGCTGAAGGGCATGCTGAAGGCGATTGAAGCGGCTTGCGCGATTACCGGCGCGCCAAAGGTGCATGCTATCGGCTATTGCATTGGCGGCACCGCCCTGACTGCGCTGATGGCGCTGCTGAACAGCAAGTTCAAGCCGGCCCAGGTCCCCGTGGCGCACTGGACCCTGCTGGCTTCCCTGGCGGATTTCTCCCGTCCCGGCGAAATCGAGGCTTTCATCAACGAGCACAGCCTGGCGACCATCGAGCAGCTGATGGAAAAACAGGGGTTCCTCGACAAGAAGCAACTATCGTCCGCATTCCGCCTGCTGCGGCCGAACAGCCTGATCTGGCATTACGTGGTGCACAAGTACCTGTATGGCGAAACCCCGCCCTCGCTGGATGTGCTCTACTGGAACAGCGACAGTACCCGCCTGCCACGCGCCATGCATCTGTTCTGCCTGCGCCAGTTTTATGTCGATAACAACCTGGCGAAAAAAGATGCCATCGTGCTTGATGGCCAGAAAATCGATCTTGGTCGTATTACCCAACCCTTGTACTCAGTCGGCACCACCGAGGACCACATCACGCCCTGGGCTGGCACCTTCAAGACTGCTGCCCTGGTCAAGGGTCCGGTGCGCTATGTCCTGTCGACATCCGGCCACATTCTCGGCATCATCAACCCGCCCGGCCCTACGTCCAAGCGCGAGTACTGGGCCGGCGAGGCTGGCGGGGTCACCAATAGCAAAACCTGGCTGGCCGAGCAAAAAAAGGAGGCCGGTTCCTGGTGGACCGACTGGTGTAGCTGGCTGCACGAAGGCTGCGGCCCGCTGCAAGCGCCCCCTGGAATTGGACTGCCCGACTATCCGGTCCTTTGCGACGCGCCGGGTACCTATGTGAAGGAAACCTGATATAAGATGACAGTTTGCCCACCTGCGGATCGTCATCCCATGTCACAACGCCTGACCATCATCGTCGCCATCGACGCCCAGCGCGGCATCGGCCTGAACAATGCCCTGCCCTGGCGCCTGCCGGAAGACCTGGCCTTTTTCAAGCGCACCACCACCGGCCATCCCATCATCATGGGGCGCAAGACTTTCGATTCGATCGGCAAGCCCCTGCCCAACCGCCGCAACATCGTCATTACCCGCAATCCGGACTGGCGCCATGATGGCGTCGAGGCGGTCGGTTCGCTGGCAGAAGCGGCCCAACTGGCAGGCGATGGCGAAGCCTTCGTGATCGGCGGCGCGCAAATCTTCGCCGCGGCCTTGCCGCAGGTGCAGCGACTGATCGTGACCGAGATCGCCAAGACGTTTGCCTGCGATACTTTCCTGCCGGCCTTCGATCCTGCGGCATGGCGCGAAACGGCGCGGGAAAGCCATCATTCCGAAGCCAACGCCTGCGATTTCGCCTTCGTTACCTACGATCGCATTTGAATTTCCCCCACCGTTGCCGCATATCTGCGACAATCCCGTTTTTTAAAACGGCAGGGCCTTTCCCGCGCACCGGCGCGCCCTGCCTTTCATGACCGCATTTTTACAGGCTGCTGGAGTCCTCGATGAAATTCCGTTTCCCAATTGTCATCATTGACGAAGATTTTCGTTCCGAGAATACCTCGGGCCTGGGCATTCGCGCCCTGGCCAACGCAATGGAGCAGGAAGGCATGGAAGTCGTCGGCGTCACCAGCTACGGTGACCTGTCGCAGTTCGCCCAGCAGCAATCGCGCGCATCCGCCTTCATCCTGTCGATCGACGACGAGGAATTCGGCGGCGGCACCGACGACGAGGTCGAAACCGCGCTGAAATCGCTGCGCGCCTTCGTCGAGGAAATCCGCCACAAGAATGCCGACATTCCGATCTACCTGTACGGTGAAACCCGCACCTCGCGCCATATCCCCAACGATATCCTGCGCGAGCTGCATGGCTTCATCCACATGTTCGAAGACACGCCGGAATTCGTCGCGCGCCACATCATCCGCGAAGCGAAGTCTTACCTGGACAGCCTGCCGCCGCCATTCTTCCGCGCGCTGGTGCATTACGCCCAGGATGGCTCGTATTCGTGGCACTGCCCCGGCCACTCCGGCGGCGTGGCCTTCCTGAAGTCGCCCATCGGCCAGATGTTCCACCAGTTCTTCGGCGAGAACATGCTGCGCGCCGACGTCTGCAACGCCGTCGAGGAACTCGGCCAGCTGCTCGACCATACCGGCCCGGTTGCGGCCTCCGAGCGTAATGCCGCGCGCATCTTCAACGCCGACCACTGCTACTTCGTCACGAACGGCACCTCCACTTCCAACAAGATGGTCTGGCACTCGACTGTTGCGCCAGGCGACATCGTAGTGGTGGACCGCAATTGCCACAAGTCGATCCTGCACTCGATCATCATGTGCGGCGCAATCCCCGTGTTCCTGATGCCGACGCGTAACCACCTCGGCATCATCGGCCCGATTCCGCTGGAAGAATTCACCCCCGAGAGCATTGCGCGCAAGATCGAGGCCAACCCGTTCGCCCGCGAAGCGGTCAACAAGAAGCCGCGCATCCTGACCATTACGCAATCGACCTACGACGGCGTGGTCTACAACGTCGAGACGCTGAAGGAAATGCTGGACGGGAAGATCGACACCCTGCACTTCGATGAAGCCTGGCTGCCGCACGCCACCTTCCACGACTTTTACAAGAACATGCACGCCATCGGCAAGGACCGTCCGCGCGCCAAGGAATCGCTGATCTTCTCGACGCAATCGACGCACAAGCTGCTGGCAGGTCTGTCGCAGGCATCGCAAATCCTGGTGCGCGAATCGGAAACGGTGCAGCTTGACCGCGACACCTTCAACGAAGCGTACCTGATGCATACCTCGACCTCGCCGCAATACGCCATCATCGCCTCGTGCGACGTTGCCGCGGCCATGATGGAAGCCCCCGGCGGCACTGCCCTGGTCGAGGAAAGCATCCGCGAAGCGCTGGAATTCCGCCGCGCCATGAAGAAGGTCGATGCCGAATTCGGCCAGGACTGGTGGTTCAAGGTCTGGGGGCCCGACACGTTCGCCGAAGACGGCATCGGCACCCAGGACGACTGGATCATCCGCGCCGAAGACGACTGGCATGGCTTCGGCAAGCTCGCGCCGGGCTTCAACATGCTCGACCCGATCAAGGCAACCGTGGTCACCCCTGGCCTGTCACTGGACGGCACCTTCGGCGACACCGGCATCCCGGCGTCGATCGTGACCAAGTACCTGGCCGAGCACGGCGTCATCGTCGAAAAGGCCGGCCTGTACTCGTTCTTCATCATGTTCACCATCGGCATCACCAAGGGCCGCTGGAACACGCTGCTGACCGCGCTGCAGCAGTTCAAGGACGACTACGACAAGAACCAGCCGATCTGGCGCATCCTGCCGGAATTCGCCGCTGCCAACCCGCGCTACGAGCGCATCGGCCTGCGCGACCTGTGTCACCAGATCCACGACATGTACAAGTCCTACGACGTGGCGCGCCTGACGACCGAAATGTACCTATCCGACATGCAACCGGCGATGAAACCCTCCGATGCGTTTGCCAAGATGGCGCACCGCGATATCGAACGCGTGGCCATCGATGCGCTCGAAGGCCGTGTCACGGCCATCCTGCTGACGCCCTACCCCCCCGGCATTCCGCTCTTGATCCCGGGTGAACGCTTCAACCGGACCATCGTCGATTACCTGCGCTTTGCGCGCGACTTCAACGAGAAATTCCCGGGCTTTGAAACCGACGTGCATGGCCTGGTCACGCGCGAGGTGGATGGCAAGCGCGGCTATTTCGTGGACTGCGTCAAGCAGGACTGAAGGTCGGACAGGAGTGCGGTGCGTCAGGCGGTCTGACACCGCGACCACCGCACAGTCTCTCCGCACATATGCCGCCTCCTGCACCTGCGCATGCTTGATTGCCAGCATCATTAATTCATGGCAACATAAACTTGATATTTTCCGACAAAACCCGATAGCGTCCCCCAAGCCTGTCCGCGAGTGACATCAATGGTCTTCGTCATCGGGGCCAGCGAATACAACTTGGGCGCAAGGAGAGCAATATGGCACAGAGATGGTCTTTCATGAGGCTCGCGGCCTGCCTGCCGTTCTTGTTAGCCGCCTTGCCATCGTTTGCTGCAAATGCCGGGCGAACGCTTGACCTCGATGGCTGCGAATCGCAGTTCGAGGCATACCGGCAAAATGCCCTGACCGTCCGACGGGAACGGCTCGCAAGGGCACGGTCCCATGCCACGCCGCGCCCCGACAACATTGCGAAGCTGGAAAAGGAAGTTGCCGAGGCCCAGAACGTGTCGGGCGGGGACTTTTTCGGATCGCTAGGAGGAGGCCCGAATCCCGGGCACATGCATTCCTTCCTGCAGACATTGCCCCAGGCCGAAGTACGACGAAGGCAAAAGCAGGAAACTGACATGCTTGCCTTTCTGAAGGCAGGCGACTACGAACGCTATGAATCCATCAAGGGCGCCAGGCCGACCGGCCCCGCCGAAGCAAGCTATTTGCAGGCAATGTCCATGGCCCATCTCTGCGGCTATGATGCGCGCATGACCCAGTTGACCGGGAAAGCCCCGCCAGCTCGCGAAAGCATGACTGCGGCAGACACCATGGAGAAAAACACCAGGACCGACGCTCCAGCGCGCCAGGGTGGCGGCTGGTCTCCCAAGGAATGTGATGCAAGAAACCTGCAACTCATCGCCATCAAGATTCCTTCGAACGCATCGATTACCACCAGCACGGAAACAGTCATGTTCATAACCAGGACCGTCATGGACATGCTCGATGGAGGATGTCCGGGCGTAACCCCCGAACAGCGTATCTCCGAACGCCAGCACCGCCAGGAGCAGTACGCGGCAGCCGAACAGGCATGCAATGCCGTGCAATCCGGCGGGCGCCGATGTGTCGCGAGAAACCACTTCGGGCCGGGGGGCGCGCCTCAAGCTGTAGCGTCTGGCGCCAATGACTGTGAAGACATCAAGGCCGACGCATTGGCAAAAATGCGGAAGCTTAATACCAGCTTCCCAGAACCCGAGCGGTTCATTGCAATTCGGGTCGGGCATCACCCGCGGGAAGCTGAAGCGTGCCGGCTCGCGCAACACCACGCCAGGTTCACATTCGATACAGAGGGCCGATACCGTAAGGAATACGAAGACTTAAAAAACGACAGCTTCAAGCGTACGTGGGCCAGCTACCCATCTGACCTTGAAGGCAAAGCGCGCGCCCTTGACCTCGCCATGGCGAATTCGGCCATTGGCAAAGTTGAGATTTGCTCAGCTTGTGGCCGGGCGGCGGTTCCCAGCGGCACTCCGGGCACTGCGACTGGCGCGGGAGACGCGCGTCGTCCTACCCCATCGGCGCCGAGCAGCGACTGGGAAACCAGCCCGGGCATCCGTCGATAAGGCGATCATCCATTATCAACAGGTTCACTTTGGGATGCTGAGCCGTTTCCGATTACCTTGCCTGGACTGCCAGCGAAGGGACATGACGGAACTTCAAGTGCATGGCGCTGAAAATTTGCACATTACCATGGCCTGTAAAACATGCATTCCGACAGCCCCGGCTATAGTGAGACCGCGAGCTTGCCATGACGCCATCCGGAATAATAAATGACAGAAGATGGCAAGCCAGCATCGAGCGTGGCGTATAACATGTTGCGTAGCGCGTCAAAAGCTGCCATCGATTCTGTTTTATCGCAAGACGACGCTCCGCCTTAAGGTGCCCAATTAAAGATTAGCGCAGATCAAACCCGCCCAACTACAGGAGTTTGCGATGGCACGAATGATGTGGACGATAAGCTTGGTCGTGAGCAGCGTAACGATACTGGCAGGATGCGCAAGCCCGGAGCCACCGAAACCGAGTGCAGAGGCAATGACCTTTTTTGTAACGAGCGCCGGCCCCGGCAAGGGTGGCGACCTGGGAGGCCTCGACGGCGCGGATATGCACTGCCAGTCGCTCGCCAAGGCAGCGGGCGCCGGCCATCGCACCTGGCGCGCTTACCTGAGCACCCAGGCTGCCGCGCTGAATGATCCGAAATTCGTCAATGCCCGTGACCGCATTGGCGCCGGCCCGTGGCAGAATTTCAACGGCATCGTGATTGCCAGGAATGTCGACGACCTGCACTCGGCTAACAACAATGTGACGAAACAGACCGCATTGGACGAGAAGGGGAACATCGTCAATGGCCGAACAGAAAAGCCCAACAACCACGATATCCTCACAGGCACACGCCCCGACGGCACGGCGTTTCCCGGTGCGCCATTTGGCGATATGACGTGTGGAAACTGGACCAAGGGTGGCACTGGCGACTCGGCAATGCTGGGACATCATGACCGTGCCGGCCCCATCGAATCTTCATGGGCCGCCTCATGGAATTCGTCCCATCCCTCCCGAGGATGCCATCCCGAGGGATTGCAAAGTACCGGTGGCGCCGGACTGCTCTATTGCTTTGCTGTGAAATAAAATTTCGGGTTTGGCGACAAGGGCCCAGGTCGGCGTTCAACGCGGCCTTCTGCTGCCGGACAGAGACGAGATTTGAGTAATGTATGATTAGCGAGCCAGAAGGATAGACGCCTCGGCAATTCGCCTGGGCAAGCCGTCTTGCAATCAAGGAGCTCAACATGGGATTTTTCAGCAATATTCTTGCGAAACTGGGCATCGGTAAAAATAACGAAGCTACGGCGGCTCCCGCCCCAGCCCCGAACGAAGCGCCATCAACGGCAACACCCGCAGCCCCGGCACCAGGCGCCGCACCGGCACCTCAGGCAGTGCCCCTGGTTGATGTTGTGGGGCAACTTGAGCAGCGCGCCGCTGCGAATTCTCAAAAATTGAATTGGCGAACTTCCATTGTTGACCTTCTGAAACTTCTTGATATCGATAGCAGTTTGGCGGCGCGCAAGGAACTGGCGACCGAATTGGGTTGCCCGGCTGACCTGATGGGAGATTCGGCAAGCATGAACATCTGGCTGCACA comes from the Janthinobacterium sp. 17J80-10 genome and includes:
- a CDS encoding helix-turn-helix domain-containing protein, coding for MLSSPPSEIRIEPPQPVSHLSPHETGWQRQGKLWSNLKELCELLRIPAATTLADDELLFQHVQFKTGQRVHTIGQAFDSLYVVHSGFLKTVLIDEFGNEQVLSFPMKGDLFGVDGIHTKHHASEAVALSNCDLILLPFKKLTALGRTHAEFEHAMYSVMSRELVREQGMVSMLGALSAEARVARFLVSLSDRYAEMGYSSKLFNLRMTRHEIGSYLGLTLETVSRTLSAFNEIGLISVDQRSIGIKDIDSLKTLRRLPPSSSRAKQLAARKLKAAGNGQMASA
- a CDS encoding phasin family protein, whose protein sequence is MYQTQLEASRRLADAFFSGAEKIDHVLLTASHRAWTDQLRFVQSLVAVRDPQGAADAQAKFFSLRPDRAMNYQRDLMKVFTEVQSEIGKSMRSYVEQVGSGVAPDFAAGIAPEDTSEQETYNPIAANPLTGMFTAWQSAFREAASAANRNMETARNTFENAASAGYEHAEQAVDDAVDEMTAGREKRSTAHHNGKRK
- a CDS encoding universal stress protein, whose amino-acid sequence is MAYKTIVVQLDDSSHSVERTRIAAALARAHDAHLIGAAATGISRYAFQGGATLPPDPNLAIHIEQLRERAGRVLDQAEPLVLAEGLPTFEKRLVDDDASGGLSELARYSDLVVIGQFDPAATVAMTLSDFPEYVVFTGGRPALIIPHTGTFATVGNRVLVAWDGGRSATRAVTDALPFLRQAELVQVALFNQPGADASAPLAGEDIALYLARHGVRAELLPNKPTDNVGDALLSLAADLGTDLIVMGGYGHSRFREILLGGVTRTVLTAMTIPVLMSH
- a CDS encoding alpha/beta fold hydrolase — translated: MHLDPFGIGSTFFKIQQAWLRHPQQQLEAQRELAASLWMLNLNALTTMVGGGGKNTEKIADGDERFQDPEWQANLGNSLMVQNYLAYTRWLERAVYDSPGADSKDRHAAAFWTRQWFNALAPSNFFLTNPVAIHKAMQTRGASLAKGIEHFMADVKAGDVQMMGNDPAFEVGKNIATTPGSVVFRNELFELIQYHPAGKKVRAMPIVITPPWINKFYIMDLNEKKSMVRHLVNEGFTVFMISWKNPGADMADNTFEKYLLKGMLKAIEAACAITGAPKVHAIGYCIGGTALTALMALLNSKFKPAQVPVAHWTLLASLADFSRPGEIEAFINEHSLATIEQLMEKQGFLDKKQLSSAFRLLRPNSLIWHYVVHKYLYGETPPSLDVLYWNSDSTRLPRAMHLFCLRQFYVDNNLAKKDAIVLDGQKIDLGRITQPLYSVGTTEDHITPWAGTFKTAALVKGPVRYVLSTSGHILGIINPPGPTSKREYWAGEAGGVTNSKTWLAEQKKEAGSWWTDWCSWLHEGCGPLQAPPGIGLPDYPVLCDAPGTYVKET
- a CDS encoding dihydrofolate reductase, with amino-acid sequence MSQRLTIIVAIDAQRGIGLNNALPWRLPEDLAFFKRTTTGHPIIMGRKTFDSIGKPLPNRRNIVITRNPDWRHDGVEAVGSLAEAAQLAGDGEAFVIGGAQIFAAALPQVQRLIVTEIAKTFACDTFLPAFDPAAWRETARESHHSEANACDFAFVTYDRI
- a CDS encoding arginine/lysine/ornithine decarboxylase → MKFRFPIVIIDEDFRSENTSGLGIRALANAMEQEGMEVVGVTSYGDLSQFAQQQSRASAFILSIDDEEFGGGTDDEVETALKSLRAFVEEIRHKNADIPIYLYGETRTSRHIPNDILRELHGFIHMFEDTPEFVARHIIREAKSYLDSLPPPFFRALVHYAQDGSYSWHCPGHSGGVAFLKSPIGQMFHQFFGENMLRADVCNAVEELGQLLDHTGPVAASERNAARIFNADHCYFVTNGTSTSNKMVWHSTVAPGDIVVVDRNCHKSILHSIIMCGAIPVFLMPTRNHLGIIGPIPLEEFTPESIARKIEANPFAREAVNKKPRILTITQSTYDGVVYNVETLKEMLDGKIDTLHFDEAWLPHATFHDFYKNMHAIGKDRPRAKESLIFSTQSTHKLLAGLSQASQILVRESETVQLDRDTFNEAYLMHTSTSPQYAIIASCDVAAAMMEAPGGTALVEESIREALEFRRAMKKVDAEFGQDWWFKVWGPDTFAEDGIGTQDDWIIRAEDDWHGFGKLAPGFNMLDPIKATVVTPGLSLDGTFGDTGIPASIVTKYLAEHGVIVEKAGLYSFFIMFTIGITKGRWNTLLTALQQFKDDYDKNQPIWRILPEFAAANPRYERIGLRDLCHQIHDMYKSYDVARLTTEMYLSDMQPAMKPSDAFAKMAHRDIERVAIDALEGRVTAILLTPYPPGIPLLIPGERFNRTIVDYLRFARDFNEKFPGFETDVHGLVTREVDGKRGYFVDCVKQD
- a CDS encoding DUF3597 domain-containing protein, whose protein sequence is MGFFSNILAKLGIGKNNEATAAPAPAPNEAPSTATPAAPAPGAAPAPQAVPLVDVVGQLEQRAAANSQKLNWRTSIVDLLKLLDIDSSLAARKELATELGCPADLMGDSASMNIWLHKTVLARIAANGGNVPKDLLD